DNA sequence from the Xyrauchen texanus isolate HMW12.3.18 chromosome 32, RBS_HiC_50CHRs, whole genome shotgun sequence genome:
TTATTAATATtaagattaataataatattattattattagtagtagtgttATTATGATGatggtgattattattattatctgcatCTTTGATATAACATAAatgtaaggttttttttttttttttatagtttcagCTGGATCCCAGGGACGGATTATGTCTTGCAAAGgtcctggggccaattatctccaagggcccccctccacccaaaagttgttaaATGGGGGgtggggttcgttgttcatgcccaaaagggtttcaAGCGGGGGGTAACAAAACTAGATCGCGCAGCCTTAAAGACCAGGACACCcccgggtagtcaagggcccctgggcactggccccattggcctgatCAGTAATCCGTCCCCGCTGGATCCAGTGCATGAATTGATCTGTATATTAATGATCTTTTGTGTTTTAGCTCCACACCAGTGAGCTGAATGATGGTTATGACTGGGGTCGACTCAATCTGCAGTCCGTCACTGAGCAGAGCTCTATGGACGACTTTCTGGCCACGGCTGAACTTGCTGGAACAGAATTTATTGCTGGTAGATCTTGATGTCAGGATCTAGGATTATTTCATTCGTCAGATCATGTCTGTGTGTTGTAATAATAGTGTTATTGTTTTTGTAGAGAAGATGAACATACAGTTTGTCCCATCTGAAGCGAGGGCTGGATTGCCTTCCATTGAAGAGTCCAAACGGATGAAGAAACTTCATGAGGAAAACAAACAGCTCCTACGAATCCCCCGAAGGCATGTTACTGTGCAATCACATTTAAAAAGAGGACACCTTACTAAATATGTTATTGCCTAATATTTGCTCTGCACTGAAAACATAGTACTGTACGTTACTGACTCGTTCCCTCAATTAAAACTATCTTCAAAACTACAGTAAAGTTCACTTAATTTGGTGTTTATGTAGAATTAccttaactatttaagttgagGTAACCGTGTGTctgagtatctcagcgagtattgacgctgactatcacacctggagtcatgagtttgtattcagggtgtgctgagtgactccagtcaggtctccttagcaaccaaattggcccggttgctagggagggtagagtcacatggggtaacctcctcctggttgctataatgtggttctcgctctcggtggggcgtgtggtgatttgtgtgtggatcgtggagaatagcgtgaggttccgagttgcctccgtgtctgagaccgtcaatcggcgcatctgatcacgtgactcgttgtgcatgacaccgcggagactcacagcatgtggaggctcatgctactctccacgatccacacacaactcgccacacgccccattgagagaaccactaatcaccaccacgaggaggttaccccatgtgactctaccctccctagcaaccgggccaatttggttaccccatgtgactctaccctccctagcaacaaggacaatttggttaccccatgtgactctaccctccctagcaaccaggacaatttggttaccccatgtgactctaccctccctagcaaccggcccaatttggttgcttaggagaccagagCTAGTGACCGAAATGGCGAACCCCAGgggtcttttaccactgagctacacaggTTTAATTAAGATAACTTGATTATGCCAGTAATGACAACACTAGAGTATACAGTGACAGTCCTGTAAGTCATGGAATAATTGCTGTTCTTCTGTTTTATCAACACAGGCCTCCTTGGGATGAGAACACGAGTCCTGATGTCCTACAGCAAGCCGAGAGGGACAGTTTCCTCGTATGGAGAAGAGAACTGGCTCGGTGAATGTTGTAGAGCTTCAGTGTAGATGAATGGCCAATCATATTCTCTTACCGATTGACAACAATCAAACTTTCTGTTGTAGGTTGGAGGAGGAGCAGAAGTTCATTCTTACCCCCTTTGAGAGGAATCTGGATTTCTGGAGGCAGCTGTGGCGAGTTATTGAGAGGAGGTAACAAATCGTTTGCGCCATTTCTGTTGTGGCTCTTTTTTAATAATTGACGTTGTGATACGACCGTTCATCGAGGTTCTGTTTTTCTCAGTGATGTCGTGGTACAAATCCTCGATGCCAGAAACCCACTTCTCTTTCGCTGTCCGGATCTTGTAAGAAATTGAGACGTTTCCTCAAAATATGTCGACTCCAAACCGTGCTTCCTATCTTACTGCACACTTCAACTCTTGTCTCATCAGGAGAAATATGTCGGAGAGGTCTCTGCTCATAAAGTAAACATGCTTCTGCTGAACAAAGCGGACCTGCTCACTAGAGAACAGAGGCGAGATTGGGCCCGGTACTTCCAGAAGGGGGGCATCAGAGCAGTGTTCTGGTCCGCTTTGGCCGAGGCACAGCGACTCGAGGCCGAAGAGAAGGTAAGACACGGAGCTGGGCTGCAATTCATGTAATTTCATTGTTTCAATAAAATACGGTTCTTATCTTCACCTAATTTTCACGTTTTCTTGCAAAGGGAGAAGAAGTGGTTGACCAAGAAGGTGAAAGCGATACAGAACAGGAAGTAGCCACAGAAGAAATGGACTCTGCGCGTGAGACGAGAGAAGAGAGCGAGCAGGATGAAGATGAAGTTTGTGTTGATGAGACCAACTGGCAGACGTGCTCCGAGGAATCTGGAGATGAAGATGATGCACTAACCTCAAACCCATCAGCCTCATCGTTCTACAACTCCAGCCGTTTGTTACGCAAAGACGAGCTGCTGGACGTGTTCAAATCGGCACACTCTGGGCAAACTTGCAAAGATGGACAAATCACAGTTGGATTGGTGAGTACTGAAACATTTATCTCATTGTCTATCAGCTTCACTGGGACCTCTCATGTTTGGACTCTAAACCCTGTTTCAGGTGGGGTATCCGAATGTTGGGAAGAGCTCCACCATCAACACCATCCTGATGAATAAGAAGGTCTCCGTTTCAGCTACACCTGGACACACTAAGCACTTTCAGGTGAACGTTCTTGTGTCTTTGTTACGTCAACAATGAAATGCATTGCTTAAAACGGCACAAGCTGCCGTTACTAGAAGTTATGAAGCTTTACTGTGGTCAACAAAGCTGGAAGTACTTCATAGTTGTGCATTATAGAAACGTATTGGAACATCTGTCACCAGGTGAGTGGGCTCTTGGGGTTTGTTGACTGAAGGCGTGTGTCCATGTGTTTCAGACTCTGTTTGTGGATCCTGCTCTCTGCTTGTGTGATTGTCCCGGACTGGTCATGCCTTCCTTCGTTTCCACCAAAGCGGAGATGATCTGCTGCGGGATTCTGCCCATCGATCAGATAAGAGATCATGTCCCAGCCATCTCTCTCATAACCTTTTTTGAAACTGTCGATGATCATGACAATGGACTGTGATGACATGTTTCCTCCCCAGTTAGCAGCAAACGTTTTTAGATTTGCAATTAAATTTAGTGTGAATTTAAAACTTACCCTGGGAGTtatcctacatttacatttattcatttggcagacgcttttatccaaagcgacttaaaaaaagaggaaaacatcagcgaatcatcttagggagacagtggtacgaaaagtgccatattacaaagtttcactatcatcagagtagtatacaaaacagattgaaatgcaacaagaattgttaattatttttttttttttattgaccggttaagtgcttttggaaaagatgtgtttttagccgttttttgaagatagagagtgagttagcttcccggatcgagttgggaaggtcattccaccaccgtggtatgatgaaactgagagtccgggaaagtgttttggtgcctctttgttttggtacgacaaggcgacgttccttagccgaccgcaggcttctggtgggaacgtagctctgcataaatgtttttaggtatgctggagcagacccagtgactgttttatatgccagcatcagggccttgaatttaatacatgcatcaaccggcagccagtggagagagacaaagagtggtgtaacatgtgctctcttaggttcattaaagaccagacgtgctgctgcattctggatcatttggagaggtctaatagcacatgcaggaaggtctgcaatgagagcgttacagtagtccagtctagttatgacaaggcgactgaacgagcagttgtgtggcatgtacagagaggaaggatcttatcttcctgatattgtcgagtgtaaatctacatgatcttgcagtctttgaaatgtggtcagtgaaatttagctcatcatcaatggttaccccaagatttctgaccgtttGGAAGGCaacactgtagttggacccagctgcacggtgatgttgtgttcaacagccgggttggctggaaagacaaggacttcggtcttggctgggttgagttgcaggtggtgttccttcatccaggctgagatgtctgccagacaggcagcgattcgagcggtcactgtggtgtcgttgggctggaaagacaagtagagttgcgtgtcatcagcgtagcagtggtaagagaaaccatgtgactggatgatgggtcccagtgatccctgaggtaccccatttggtaactgatgtggcttggatacctcccctctccaggctacctcaaaggacctttctgagagatccTGCTTTCGTTTACTTCCATGGTCCATTGCATTTGTGCACAAAGCCCCCATGACGTGCTTTGACGAGCGCGGTTTGATGTGGCGTTTTgacgtatttcctactgaaacaggaagtggtgGCGGGGCATGTCGAACGATTCGTCCCATTTTTAAAAGCAGTCAGTAGGCTTTCGTTTAcagcacacactcgcacacatacCCCTTCCCACCATGTGTCATGTCCGAGCCGCTTACCGGGGCAACTTGAGGAGCGATCTCAATACTGGCCAGTTTATCCACAGACTTTTAGAAGCAAACGATGATCTGACTGCATGAATCCATAACCGGCTCACAAACGCACACGACACATTGCGGTCTTTTTACAACGAGGCTAGAGCTGTTGTACGATATGACAAACAAGCAGTAAAAGATAATATGTCCATGTTTGGAATCAGAATAATAAAGAACACTTACTGGTGCTGCACATCCATCCGGATgcacacaaaacataaataacCTCAAGCAACTTTTCTTGCGTTGGCGTGCGCGTGTCCCATTcacaagtgatcatccctatgccctattcccttctaAGAGAATTACCTTCCACTGTGAGACCTTCAGATGGCTGAACAGTGATAATGGTCAGTCAGaaactcactttttaagtaaTTCTAATTGACAAATCGGTTTGGAACGACCCTGCAGTATTGATTGTGCTCCCTTTGAAGGGCCCTTCTAAGTCAAGTGCCAGTTAGAACACAGTTGGGTGTATTTCAACCGTGCAGTATACTGtgaaaccgttacatccctaTTTGCAACCCTCATATGATTTGCCCTTAACCTGAACACGTATGTGAAACTATCCCTCGAGATGTTTTGGAGAGGACCTACGGTATCAACATCATCAGACCGAGGGAGGACGAGGACCCCGATCGACCGCCTACCTACGAGGAGCTGCTCATGGCATATGGATGTTAGTTCTGTGATTGGTTTGTGCTTTAATGACACTGTTGAGACATTCAAACTAATGATTTTAATCAATAAATGTGTGTCGTTTCTGCAGATATGAGAGGCTTCATGACCGCCCACGGCCAGCCGGACCAATCCAGATCAGCCCGTTTTATTTTGAAAGACTATGTCAGTGTAAGTACCCCTTCATTAGTCACGATCAGCTCAGAATTTACAGTTCTGATGATGAATGACGGCAATATATTCACCTGTTCTCCTGTAAATGTCTGCAGGGCAAACTCCTGTACTGTCATCCTCCACCCCACATCAACCCCAAAGACTTCCAGCCTCAACACGGCAGCTTTAGCAGGCAGACAAGAGGAACCAATCAGAACATCAGCTGTGATGATAAACCGTCTAAAGTCAAACGCATTGAAAACACAGTGGATAAAAACTTCTTTCATCAAGTGAGATTCAGATGCAGTAATTATAGATGATAAAACTAGCACAGCTGCTAAACGTAGGAACATGGTGACCTGTCAGTTATACAGTTTAgcattaaacaaaataatcataAGCAGTATTTGACCAATCAGAGAGCTCTGTAATAATCtgaagaagcaaattaaacttgtTCAGCTCTGTGGAGCCGCTAGCGGGCGCTACATCATGAAAAACGTTTATGCTTAAAATGCTTAAGTCCCTGTATACACAAatcaggcatatgtggtatcgtttgaaagcttagaatctgaactttccaGGGATATCcatcatttatgcatttatttgatgtaaaataacaaattaaggccttaaatcATCCACGTCCCAAATGAACCACATAATGGGTATATGgtacaaatattaatatgaatctaaaagtctttaaaatagcatttaactcatatatcaaatgaaagctcacaTGAACATGACTGTACAGTTTATGTTGCCATAATACCACAGTTTAAAAgactttcaaaagaatcacaaagtgaaatatgatttctgtaagacatcaaatacaaacgtctcttttatgctctaataactgctgctgtaagtaGTCTAAAATAGTCTAAAATTATATCTGCTTcatagggctgggacggttaccgcattaccgcaataccgcggtcacgtgactccaaccgcgggtctgagcttgtcaccgtcgtcaccgcaaaaaaacaaaaaaaacattggcctgcacatgtgtgcacgttgtgtctaatgacatggattcgttgtgtctaatgacatggattcattgattctaatgatatggattatgtctaatgatattagcctacatggattcaaggttttctaaacaaaacttatcaaaatatggagcaaatccgacctttcgcgagttggggagcgcaatgttccatgacacataataacattccatttgtattagagatgcgcggatgggctattattatttaatctgcaaccgcatcacaaaactcatctgtccgcaccaacgttttttgataaattttcaaaaccgcatccacggcgctgactgttttaaggtctgagcgatgcaaggcgctgctgccgcgaggctagaaagctcttggctgttctagaaaggagactgatccaatgcagcaaagatattttaaaggctgaagtccctagtaggctatagcctattggctatgttgtatccccagaatatcagcagtgaagtccgtttccgattggcgcacagggataaaaataaataaataaatagtaacgcacatcggcaaacctgactactaggctactgtagcctaaaattttatcattttgttttgaattttgtttaaaatgcattttaagatttctatttatttctcatgtctgtgaggcagtaggcctagccgccgagtttcggttcatttatgagagagctcacgcagcaagagatcgcatcggcgcttccacgtcctgctgctgattatatgtctgctatatttgcttcttatttattaattccaggcaattagttaatgaaacagtgattaaaattaagatacaatttatacaaaacgaaattttaagttaaagaaaggctttctacaaaacaaaacttaataaagtggtcaaaatcatgtctgacccatcttcaatgcgaatgtatctgagaataatcttaaataaggaaatctatacagtgttcatgccaaattactgcttgatgaaaatttgactatttaaaattgtgctcgttttttttcttcggatgtaggtgacaatatttaaagtctgtctatcaaaagcgacttctgatgtgtgcgccaaagtctgtcggggggggacttctctgatccaatgtaatgtatttaatgcggtttaccgctataccgcggtaATATCTTACTTTTCAACcacggttagaaaaaatccataccgccccagccctactGCTTCATCCTTAGGACATTCTCTAAagaatgagccattgtttactcgtctgtgagcttgtttggctgaataatccaatataatatcttatatgtccagaacaaaatatgccatctagaaggaaaagcatgcaaaacaaatcatcagaaaatatgtttttaactaTTGATGATACAATGTGTTATATCAcagcaaaggggaggatctcagctttctaatgacccctagattgagcttgtagtccactcagaggacgagatattcaatgaaataatgagggtgttgcttgaactgaacattagactgaatgtccatggacgagcacatctgtgaggggtaaaatgtgttagagcgccccctacagttcacatctgtgaggggtaaaatgtgttagagcgccccctacagttcacatctgtgaggggtaaaatgtgttagagcgccccctacagttcacatctgtgaggggtaaaatgtgttagagcgcccctacagttcacatctgtgaggggtaaaatgcgttagagccccctacagttcacatctgtgaggggtaaaatgcgttagagcgcccctacagttcacatctgtgaggggtataatgcgttagagcgcccctacagttcacatctgtgaggggtaaaatgtgttagagcgcccctacagttcacatctgtgaggggtataatgtgttagagccccctacagttcacatctgtgaggggtataatgtgttagagcgcctcctacagttcacatctgtgaggggtataatgtgttagagcgcccctacagttcacatctgtgaggggtataatgtgttagagccccctacagttcacatctgtgaggggtataatgtgttagagcgcccctacagttcacatctgtgaggggtaaaatgtgttagagcgcctcctacagttcacatctgtgaggggtataatgcgttagagcgcccctacagttcacatctgtgaggggtataatgcgttagagcgcccctacagttcacatctgtgaggggtaaaatgcgttagagcgcccctacagttcacatctgtgaggggtataatgtgttagagcgcccctacagttcacatctgtgaggggtataatgtgttagagccccctacagttcacatctgtgaggggtataatgtgttagagccccctacagttcacatctgtgagggatataatgcgttagagcgcccctacagttcacatctgtgaggggtataatgcgttagagccccctacagttcacatctgtgaggggtataatgcgttagagcgccccctacagttcacatctgtgagggatataatgcgttagagcgcccctacagttcacatctgtgaggggtaaaatgtgttagagcgcccctacagttcacatctgtgaggggtataatgtgttagagccccctacagttcacatctgtgaggggtataatgtgttagagccccctacagttcacatctgtgaggggtataatgtgttagagcgcccctacagttcacatctgtgaggggtataatgaattagagcccctacagttcacatctgtgaggggtataatgtgttagagcgccctacagttcacatctgtgaggggtataatgtgttagagcgcccctacagttcacatctgtgaggggtataatgtgttagagcgcccctacagttcacatctgtgaggggtataatgtgttagagccccctacagttcacatctgtgaggggtataatgtgttagagcgcccctacagttcacatctgtgaggggtataatgtgttagagccccctacagttcacatctgtgaggggtaaaatgtgttagagccccctacagttcacatctgtgaggggtataatgtgttagagccccctacagttcacatctgtgaggggtaaaatgtgttagagcgccctacagttcacatctgtgaggggtataatgtgttagagcgcccctacagttcacatctgtgaggggtaaaatgtgttagagcgcccctacagttcacatctgtgaggggtataatgtgttagag
Encoded proteins:
- the lsg1 gene encoding large subunit GTPase 1 homolog, coding for MGKKKGVGLGRSLIKERLNAGRGYRRNDTWLHTSELNDGYDWGRLNLQSVTEQSSMDDFLATAELAGTEFIAEKMNIQFVPSEARAGLPSIEESKRMKKLHEENKQLLRIPRRPPWDENTSPDVLQQAERDSFLVWRRELARLEEEQKFILTPFERNLDFWRQLWRVIERSDVVVQILDARNPLLFRCPDLEKYVGEVSAHKVNMLLLNKADLLTREQRRDWARYFQKGGIRAVFWSALAEAQRLEAEEKGEEVVDQEGESDTEQEVATEEMDSARETREESEQDEDEVCVDETNWQTCSEESGDEDDALTSNPSASSFYNSSRLLRKDELLDVFKSAHSGQTCKDGQITVGLVGYPNVGKSSTINTILMNKKVSVSATPGHTKHFQTLFVDPALCLCDCPGLVMPSFVSTKAEMICCGILPIDQIRDHVPAISLVCETIPRDVLERTYGINIIRPREDEDPDRPPTYEELLMAYGYMRGFMTAHGQPDQSRSARFILKDYVSGKLLYCHPPPHINPKDFQPQHGSFSRQTRGTNQNISCDDKPSKVKRIENTVDKNFFHQENVRALTKGVQTVMGYKPGSGPVGPEQAGTEQHPGKSWKKHGNRNKKEKVRRLNKHLDA